A single genomic interval of Haloquadratum walsbyi C23 harbors:
- a CDS encoding Cdc6/Cdc18 family protein, which produces MADDDNQHSTSQSIKARLQEGNQNSVFRNKGLLELDTVIDEDRIVGRDDQLDNIISYIRPALQGNRPPNMLLYGPSGTGKSLIINAVCEQVLELANSQGDRFGVIKINCQTVSSHDRAIYRLVENAAQKAGVDIGVPESGVSTDQKLNRFYEILSNNLDSIIIILDEIDLLLGRRRNPDDEPAYSKLLYQLSRASHLGRIGGHVSVAAITNDPRFMQNLDGRAESSFNPQDVIFSDYDADQLQAILKRRKDAYQDDVLNGGIIPLSAALAAQDHGDARKAIDLFRKAGEIADRETEDMVHENHVRHAQKEARRDRTLTQMQGLSTQKKLSLYATAVSSVYSQRNLDAIPSTVAYRVYQFLVDILDVEEKSRESYLRYMNEAETYNLVTSQKRGRGFGSGVHKEYTFIDDSEVVVETLETDFRLEDAKHEGDLIKSVVNAQINNFFEGS; this is translated from the coding sequence ATGGCTGATGACGACAACCAACATTCTACCTCTCAGTCTATCAAAGCTCGTCTTCAGGAGGGGAATCAGAACTCTGTTTTTCGGAATAAAGGGCTTCTTGAGCTAGATACTGTAATCGATGAGGACCGAATTGTTGGTCGTGATGATCAGTTAGATAATATTATCTCTTATATACGACCGGCATTGCAGGGAAATCGTCCGCCAAATATGCTTCTCTATGGTCCCTCAGGGACTGGGAAGTCACTCATTATCAATGCAGTTTGCGAGCAGGTTCTTGAACTCGCCAACTCACAGGGAGATCGATTCGGCGTTATTAAAATCAATTGTCAAACAGTCAGCTCTCATGACCGGGCTATCTACCGACTCGTAGAGAATGCTGCCCAGAAGGCTGGTGTCGATATTGGTGTCCCTGAGAGTGGTGTCTCGACTGACCAGAAGCTAAATCGATTTTATGAGATCTTGAGCAACAACCTTGATTCAATCATCATCATTCTTGACGAGATTGACCTCTTGCTGGGTCGACGACGTAATCCAGATGATGAACCGGCATACTCGAAGCTGCTTTATCAATTATCTCGAGCATCACACCTTGGTCGGATTGGAGGACACGTATCCGTCGCTGCAATTACGAATGATCCACGATTCATGCAGAATCTTGACGGACGAGCGGAGAGTTCTTTCAATCCACAGGACGTCATCTTCTCCGACTACGACGCAGATCAATTACAAGCGATTCTTAAACGTCGTAAAGATGCATACCAAGATGATGTGCTTAACGGTGGAATCATCCCGTTAAGCGCTGCTCTCGCCGCTCAGGATCATGGTGACGCCCGAAAAGCAATCGATTTATTCCGGAAGGCAGGAGAAATCGCCGACCGTGAAACAGAGGATATGGTTCATGAGAATCATGTTCGTCATGCCCAGAAAGAAGCTCGACGGGATCGAACACTGACCCAAATGCAGGGACTATCGACCCAAAAGAAGCTTTCACTCTACGCTACTGCTGTTTCTTCTGTCTACTCACAGCGCAATTTGGACGCTATTCCCAGTACAGTTGCTTATCGAGTGTATCAGTTTCTCGTCGATATTTTAGATGTTGAGGAAAAATCACGTGAATCTTATCTGAGATACATGAACGAGGCTGAGACGTATAATCTTGTCACGTCACAAAAACGGGGACGTGGTTTCGGTAGTGGTGTACATAAGGAATACACGTTTATTGACGACTCAGAAGTGGTGGTTGAGACTCTCGAAACTGACTTTCGACTTGAGGATGCTAAACACGAAGGAGATCTTATCAAATCTGTGGTCAATGCGCAAATAAACAATTTTTTTGAGGGAAGTTGA
- a CDS encoding DUF5789 family protein, translating to MADLEEALTELCDCEYPASIDDIANRCENVTIEFQDGSETTLDQMLDLLDDPPDTFESSDDLYHTLMSLAPQGSVGRANYDDRGSTHNAREQQSF from the coding sequence ATGGCAGATCTTGAGGAAGCACTGACCGAGTTGTGCGATTGCGAGTACCCAGCCAGCATAGACGACATCGCAAACAGGTGTGAAAATGTGACAATCGAATTTCAGGACGGCTCTGAAACGACACTTGATCAGATGCTTGATCTCCTTGATGACCCACCTGACACGTTTGAGTCGAGTGATGACCTATATCATACCCTGATGTCTCTTGCACCACAGGGGAGCGTTGGGAGAGCAAACTACGACGATCGAGGTTCAACTCACAACGCCAGAGAACAACAGTCATTCTAA